GTGCGCAGCCATCCGTGGTGCGCGCGGTGTTGATGGGTGCAGCGGCACTGCTAATTGGTGAAAGCGGACATCGCAGTCGCCCGCTAGAGGTGCTCCTGGTCACGCTGGTGCTGATGCTGCTGGTGCATCCGGCATGGGGGCGTTTCATCGGCTTTCAGTTCAGCGCCGCGGCGACGGCCGGCTTGGTGATTTCGGCAGGCTCTCTGGAGCAATGGTTTGTGCAGCACTGGCCCCAGTGTTTGCATCGATTGGCTCCGGCGCTTTCGATTCCCCTTGCTGCTCTGTTCTGGACCTTGCCACTGCAATTGCTGTATTTCGGCGCAGCGCCTCTTTATGCATTAGTCAGCAACCTGCTTGCTGCTCCGTTGCTAGCTCCACTCACGCTGGCCGCCATGGCACTGGCTGTGATGGTGTTGCTGCTGCCGGCTGCTCTGAGCGCTGCTCTGTTGCCTTGGTTGATCTGGCCTGTGCAGCAGTTGAGTTGGTGGCTGATCAGTTTGGTGCACTGGATCAGTCAGTGGCCAGGGGCTCAGATGCTCACAGGGCCGGTGCATCCCCTGCTTGTGTTGTTGTTTGCTCTGGGGCTGCTCCCCTGGCTGATGCCCGCTACGCAGCGCTGGCGCGGTCTGTCGTTGTTGTGGCTTGTGTTGGCGGTGTGCCTGCAGGTTCGGGTTCAGCTTCGGGATGACTTGATTCGTGTGGAGCAGTGGGGACGCCAGTGGTTGGTGCTGCGCCACCGAGGTCGGGCGGCCATGTTGAGCAGCCATGGCGATGACCTCAGTTGCCGAATCGCGACACGACTGAGTCATGGGCTTGGTCATCAACGGCTTGATTGGATTGCGGTCCTCGACCCGGTGGGTACGGATCAGCAGGTGTGTTGGAACGTATTGGCGCACACGCTTGAAGTGGAACAGAGAGGACGGTTCCCCCTCACTCCAGGGCAGCGTCTGCAGAGCGATGGACTGAGTGTTGGCGTCGCTGACCAGCGGGGCCGCATGTTGACAGTCCGCTTTGGAACTCGAGTTCAACGACTACGTCGCAGCAATCTTCGCCCCCAATCGGGCTGATTGCTCATGGTGTGAGAGGGCTGCCTACTAAAGTGATAATGCGCTTTGAGCGCTTGGAGAGGTGGCAGAGCCCGGTTGAATGCGCACGACTCGAAATCGTGTAGGGGTAACACCCTCGTGGGTTCGAATCCCACCCTCTCCGTTTTTAGTAAGTCCTTGTAGGTTCCGTGTCGCCCCAAACCCGTTGCGGTAAGGGACTTTTTGATGCCTGGTTGTCTCGAATAGTCGCATAAAACACCAGGGTGTCTCGCGGATGTGTTGTTGGATTTGGGGGTTGTGTTGTTGGATAAAATCGGTGTTGTTGGATTTCTGAGATGTCCCTCTCTGACTCGCAAGTCAAGGCAGAGAAGGCAGGACAAGGAAGAAGGAGTGTCTCTGTTGGAAACTCTCTGATTCTGGTTATCGAATCAGAATCCAGAGGAGGTGGAAAGTCCTTTGAGGGACGTATGAGGTTCCCTCCTGGGCGCAAGGGCAAGCAGGTTCCCGTGCGGATTGGTGTCTATGGAAAAGGTCTTGGGAAGTGGTCTCTCAGGGAGGCAAGGGATGAATGGGACCGCATCAAGACTTGGAGCAGGGAGACAGGCAGAGACCCCAGGGAACTGAAAAAGGAAGAACAGCAGGACAAGGTTCAGCAGTCCTCAGGTCCGACCTTCGAGCAGGCATGTGAGTCCTATCTCTCCAACTCAACGGCAAAAGAGAGAACCAAGCAGAACTACCGAAATGTCTTGTGGAACCAGGTGCTTCCAAGGTTTGGGGCAGAAACTCCTGTTGAGCACCTCTCTTGGGACCACAAAGGAGAAGGAGGGAAGAAGGGACGGGAACTGGTGATGGATTACTTCCGTTCCGTGGAGGTCAGGGCACCTGTTCAGGCACAAACGAACCTGATGGTCATGCGTGGGGTCTTTGACCATGCGATTGACCAGGGGTGGATGGAAAGGGACCAAAACCCTGCTCTTGGGACCAGAGGAACCAAGACCAAGCACCAACCCAAACCTCATCCATCGTTGCGTTGGGACCAACTTCCTCAGTTCTTCGAGGAGTTGGAAGGGAACAAGGCAAACGGAACTCTGGTGATGGTTGGTGCGGTGAAGGTCCTTTTCATGACCTTCCTCCGGGTTGGTTCTTTGGTTCCGATGCGATGGGAGGAACTGGATACCGCAGAGGACCTCTGGGTCATCCCAGGCAACCGAATGAAGAACGGACAGGACCACTTGGTCCCTCTGACGGACCCACTCAAAGATGTCCTGGATTCACTGCGGAAGGTGACTGGCGATGAAGAGTTCGTGTTCTTCTCCCATAGGTCCAGAGGCACTCCACACATCAACCCTTCATCCATCAACCAGCATCTGATTCGGATGGGATACAAATCGGTTCTGCGGGCACATGGAGTGCGTTCTATTCCGATGACCGCAGGACAAGATGTTCTTGGGTTTCCTGCTGAACTGATTCAGAGGCAGTTGTCCCACAGCATCGGGGACAAAGTTCGCAAGGCATACGACAGGTCTGAGATGCTGAATGAGAGGAGAAAGTTTATGGTTTCTTGGTGCGATGCTCTGCTTGCTCAGGGCATGAAGGTCTGACGATTTAGGGGGTGGTTTGAGTTAGTCGGACCTCATGAGACCACCTGGTATGACTTGGAGGTCATCCTACAAACCAGCACATAGAACCGGCGGGTCGGGTTCTCCTGGATTATACTATATTCATCGAAACGAAGGGAGCATACCTTCCGCTGCGATACAAATAAAATAATCACTTGCCCGCAAGGGTCTTTCTAAACCAGACATCCCCTCTCTGGTTTCTCTGTCTAACAAGATAAAAAGCAAATAACCGACTTTCTTTCCTCTTGCTTTTTGCCCTTATGTCCGCTTATTCACATTTTCTGCGACTGAAACAGGTCAAAGAAATCACCTGTCTCTCTAAATCCTCCATTTATCGACTAATGGAGCAGGGGGATTTTCCAAAGCAAGTTCCTTTGAGTGCTCGTTCTGTCGTCTGGGTAAAGTCTCAGGTCGAAGATTGGTGTGCTCAAAAGGTTTGTGCTGCTCTTAGTTGAGCAATTGTTAGTCAATAAACTGACTCAAAACCCTATCGGTGAGAGAACACCGAGAAAAAACATATTCACACTATCTCTCTTGTATCATGGTGACGCAAATTAGCAAGTCTTTTGTCAAGACGACCGATATATTAACTCATGAATCACTAAATATCCTCCAAATACCAGCACCTGAAACTCTCAAAGAGCACTCATACTTCACCCTCAAGGGGCGCCTTGAGTTTTCAAAGGACTACAAAGGAGTTCTTTGGGCAATATCGCAGACTCCTGGCATTTCTCGTGTCGAATACAACCATACGGACTTTTCTGTCTCCTGTTCATGGTGTCTAACTCATGACCATTTGACCACTGAAGAGTCATTGGCATTTACCTGCGAGTACATAGATACCTTTGTCTCCAAACTTAAAATGGTTGTTGGCGATAAGGTTATGGAATTCAAGGACATGGGCATCGAACCTCATGTCTTTATTGAAAGTCTGAAACCGATTAATGAATACGACGGGGAACGCAATGGACTCTGGTCAAAGTACTACTAAATAAATATTGGTTTTCTCAGACTCAGATTTCTAAAACCCCTAGGAGTTCAAAAACCTGGGGGATTTTTTTTGAGAGAATGGATTTGATATATCAATGACGCAAAGCACTTCCTCTGGAGGTCAACGGGACCCATCGTTTTAGATGTCAACAAGAAACCAATTGCTGCTTATCGCTTTGTCTTACTTTTGTAGTTTTCTTCTATAAGTTCTGCGATCAGATCTTCTATTTTTATTCTCCATCGTTTGCCTAATGCCACAAGCATTTCATATTGGACTGAACTGATTTTGACTTGCCTCATGTGATCTCCAAGTGTGCCTGCTTTCTTTGTCTGTACAGGTTCTTAAGTGCGATCTTGTATGTATCACTCCTGGTGGGAATATCTAAATCATCCATCAGGAACTCTTCCATCGGCATATAAACCGGAACCTCCTTTGTCTTAAAGGAAAGTTGGAACCTGTTTTGTTTCTTCTTTGGGAACATCGTTTTGACTGGTGTATTAAATGTGAGTGGAATTTGCTTTTGGTCTCTAGAGGTACCTCTGGAGTCTTCGTGAGTAGCAGTCTTAGGTCGCCAGAGATGCAAAGAGCACCTATATTTATTTGATGCTTCTTTAGTATTTTCACCCCACTTCGTGTGGTGAAAATGCCTTCGGCATCTACTCTTATATTTGGTCTTTAATTATTTAGAGGTAGAATTTCTGAAAGACTCTATGTATTATATAGACAACTAAGAAGTTCAAGGTACACAGCGCTTGCCGAAGAACCCTATGTATTCATTCTATTGGATAATTGTTGTTCTGCCAAGTGTTATTGATCGACATAAGTATTGACTAAATAGAATAAATCGTGTATAATGTACATGTGCCAATAAGGGCAATTGTATTTCGCTTTAAACTAATGACTATTACGGAAAAGTATATCCAGATGATGCAACTATCTTTGCTTCACTGCAAAAAGAAACAGTTCAGGGATGGAATGGGTTGGACTCTTGCCTGCCCCTTCTGTAGGGATGCACAGAAGCGTGAGAGCAAGATCAACGAGAAGTGTGCTTCCCTCTACCCAGTAAAGGGCACCTTCACCTATTTCTTCTCCTGCAATAGGGGACTGAATGGTGGAGTTCAAGGTGTTCATTCCTGTAATCACACAATGAAGTTCTCCACCTTCCTCAAGCAGTGGAACCCACCTCAATACAGTAAGTATGTAAGGGAGAAGGAACTGGCAAAGAAGAACTACAAACCCAAGTTCTCTGGTTAGAGATAGAAGAGGTCTGACTGGTTCTTCCTCAGACATCTCTGATTGCCTTCGTAGCATTATCTGTTTACCTTGATGGAATCAGAATCCAAATCATTGTCTCGCAGGACTATTGCCATTGCTTCTGCATTGTCTGTGCTTGCGCTTGGGTCTCCGTTGATGACTGCAGACGCGAACACTTTGGCGGATCATTTATATAGTATTGGAAGAGAAAAATATGAACAAGGTAATTATCAAGGAGCAATTGATGATTGGAGTAAGGCAATAGAGATTAATCCGGAATTTGCTGCTGCCTACAACAATCGTGGTTATGCTAAGTATAATTTAAAAGATTACCAAGGAGCAATTGCTGATTGCGATAAGGCAATAGAAAGTAATCCGCAGGATGAAATTGTCTATCTTAATCGCGGTGTTGCCAAATATAATTTAAAAGATTATAAAGGGGCAATTGCTGATCTCGATAAGTACATAGAGATTAATCCTCATCATGCCAATCCCTACTACATCAGTGGTCTTGCTAGAGAATTGGCAAATGATCTTGAGGGTGCCTGTGATGATTGGAGAAAAGCAGCAGATCTTGGCGAAGTACGCTCTGCTGAACGGGTGAAGAAACAGTGTTAGGGATTGGTTTCTAATCACTGAATGAGGTTCTCCACCTTTCTCAAGAAGTGCAATCCACCTCAATACCGGAAATATGTAAGGGAGAAGGAGATGGCAACGAAGAACTATCAACCAAGGTTCCCTGGTTAGTGATAAATGAGATCAAACTGGTTCTTCCATGATGCATCTTTAATTGCTGTGCCAGTGCTCCCTTCCTAGATTGATGGAAGCAGAACACCTCTTATATGTCACGCAGGACCACTGCCATTGCTGCTGCACTGTCTGTGCTTGCTCTTGGGTCGCCGTTGATTACCGCTTGTGCGAACCCTTTGGCGAACAATTCATACAATAGTGGAGTAGACAAATATGAACAAGGCAATTACCAAGGAGCAATTGCTGATTACACCAAGGCAATTGAGATCAATCCTGATTTTGCCGATGCCTTCATTAATCGTGGTGCCGCCAAGGATGAATTAGGAGATCTTCAAGGAGCAATTTCTGATTACACCAGGGCAATAGAGATCAATCCTCAGAATTCGATTGCTTACGGCAATCGTGGCAATTCCAAGAATAAATTAGGGGATCATCAAGGCGCAATTGCTGACTACACGAAAGCAATAGAGATCAATCCTGAGTCTGCCAATGCCTATTACAATCGTGGCAATGCCAAGAGTGAGTTAAAAGATTATCAAGGAGCAATTGCTGATTACACAAAGGCAATAGAGATTGACTCTCAGCATTCCAATGCCTACAGCAATCGTGGTATTGCCAAGTATGATTTAGAAGATTATCAAGGAGCAATTTCTGATTACACCAGGGCAATAGAGATCAATCCTCAGAATTCGATTGCTTACGGTAATCGTGGCAATGCCAAGAGTAAATTGGGGGATCATCAAGGAGCAATTGCTGATTACACGGAGGCAATAGAGATCAATCCTCAGGATTCGATTGCTTACGGTAATCGTGGTACCACCAAGAATGAATTGGGGGATCATCAAGGAGCAATTGCTGATTACACCAAGGCGCTAAAGATTGATCCGAAGGATGCCAACACTTATGAGAATCGTGGTATTGCTAGAGAATTAGCAAATGATCTAGAGGGTGCTTGTCGTGATTGGAGAAAAGCAGCAGATCTTGGCAAGGAACGCTCTGCTGAATGGGTGAAGAATCAGTGTTAGGGATTGGTTTTCTAATCACACAATGAAGTTCTCAACCTTCCTCAAGAAGTGGAATCCACCTCAATACAGTAAGTATGCAAGTGAGAAGGAATTGGTGAAGAAGAACTACCAACCCAGGTTCTCTGGTTAGGGATAGAAGAGGTCCATCAGGTTCCCGTCCTCATCAACAATCCTGTATTGCTTACCTGATTGACTTGCTTTGCTCTGTGCTGTCCTGGAGGCAGAAGGAAGGTGGTGAACCGTTTGGTATTGCTGCCATCCACCGAACTGATTGCGAACTTGGATTTTGTATTTGGGTGATGCCATGACTGGTAGGGCAAGAAGTAGTAGAAGGAGAAATATTCTCATTCGCCTAGTCCTTTGAACTCCTCCAGGAGAACTCTGTTGAGTCGGTCATCACATCCAACAACCAGTTGCGGGTAAATCGTTCCTTGCAAATAAGGTCGATAGGCAGCAGAGCAGACCTCCTTGGTTGCCTCTCTCCATTGCTTCAGAGTTCCTGGTGAGAGTTTCTTCTCAAGTGCTGCCTTGGATTCATCCAAACGCTTGGAGGCGCACCATCTCATCTCAACGGTGTTGTTCCCTGGGCACTTGATGTCTGGTTGCTCTGCCTTCGCTGGCATCACAGGTAAAAGCAGCATCAGTAGCAGAAGTGCTCTCATTTTTTTTCTAGGACTTGCTCAAGCACAGCATCCTGCACTCGGTCTTGGTATGCCTGGTTTCCTTGTTTTATCCATGCCTCTAAAATCGTAGTGTGAGGGGGAGATCGATCAGGTGTGGTTACCTGTGTCGATGGGTGGGGTCACGCTCACTGCCTCTCTCACACCTATTTGCATACACCAGGATTCATCTCAAGGTTTCTGGTTGCCACTTCATCTCCAAGTGACGATGCTTTCTTCATATCTTTGCAGGCATCAGTCATATTGCCTTGTCTGTCGTAGTTCTTTGCACGATATCTGTAACCGTATGCCAAATTTGGATCAATTTCTAATGCCTTATTCAAATCTATAAGTGCTCCCTTGTAGTTGCCAAGGTCTGACTTCAATGCACCAAGGTTGGCATAAGCACTTGAAAAGTTTTCATCGATCTCAATTGCTCTTCTGAAGTCGAGGAGAGCACCGCCTTTATTTCCCGTTATTGCTTTAGCAACGCCACGAGTTTCGTATGCCTTTGCAATGTTTGGATTGAGTTTTAATGCTTTGTTCGTGTCATCAAGTGCTTCTTGTGGTTTGCCTAATTTTAATAGTGCTGATCCTCGTGAGTAGAACTCATAAGCATTATTGGGTTCTTCTTTGATTAGTTCGTCGAAATCTTCAAGTGCACCTTTGTAATCACCTGAGTGCCATTTCTCTTCTCCACTTATTTGTAAAGGGTTCAGTGTCTTCTTTGGAGGGTAATTGAACCAAGGCGATTCAAACGACGGACCTTTGAAGGTTATGATTTCCTCCCTCGCAACCTGTCGTGCTCAAGGCACAAAGTGAGAGTGCCATTGCTGCCAGGGTTCTACGACGAGGCATCTGCTTAGGCATTTCCTGTCTCCATAGGGTAGTCAGGATTTTCTATTTGTTCGCATTATCAATCATCGATTTTATGCACCATCCCATAGGGTCATAACCGCCGAATTCTTTCCTGCTCAAGTACTTGGAGAATGGAACAAAGAAGTAATACTTGTATTCGCATCTCATTGTTTCGCAAAACCCTTGATTCACGCTTTCTTGGTCTGCTCGACAGTACAAAAGTCTTATCTCTTTTTGATTGCTAATTGCAGAGAGAGATATCCAACCAGCAATAACTCCTATTGCAGCAAGCGATGCCTTATGGGATCTACGGAGAGGCATCTGTTATTACACTGCTTGTTTGTTAGAATAATGATCATTAATAGGACTTCTTGCTCCATTTATTGATTTCTTGTCATTTGTAAATGAGGTCTCTTCTTGCTCTGGTGCAAGAGCATCAGCGGTAGCACGAAGTGCATCAGCAGTGATCTGGCGGGCACCTGGATTTGAGAAGAGCAAGAAACCAAGACCAACTCCAATAAGGATCTTCACCATCACACCGCCTCCTCTTCTTTGATGATGCGCGTGATTGTTGCGAGTGCCAGACCTGTCTGGTCCTTGATTGACCTATAGGACTCACCCTCTTTACGCAGACGGAGCACCAAGGACTCTTTCTTGTTGGAGGTCTTAGGTCTCCCCCCAAGATTCCCTCCAGTCTTTCTGCGGTGTTCTACGGACTCTCTACTCCTCTCCTGAATAAGAGACCTTTCCACTTCTGAAAGACCAGTAAGGAGTCCAACGACAAGAGGTGCCATCTTGCCAAGTGCCTTGGTGTCTATCAATCCATCCAGGGTCCTTACATGGATTCCCTCTTGCTGAAGATCGTTCAGACGGTTGATGACCTCGACCTGACTCCTTCCAAGGCGGTCCAACTTTGCAACACACAGCAGGTCTCCTGCGCGGAGAACAGATAAGCAGGCACGGAGTTGATGCCTTTGCTCCAGGGTCGTGGTGCTTGAGACCTTTTCAAAGAAGACCTCTTCGCATCCATCTGCCTTGAGGTCATCCACCTGGGAGTCAGTGGATTGATGGGTGGTTGAGCACCTTGCGTATCCGATTTTCCGTCCCATCTGTTCGGAAAGGATGTATGTTTCTAGAGCATAAGCAGAAAAGCAGCCGAACGTACTTTCCGAACGCTTATTCGCCCCCTTTTTGTGCTCAGACCTCTTTTCTCATGGTGTTGGAGCAACTCAGGGGTTTCCGAACACCCGCTCCTTGCCCTTCTTCCTGTTTTCTTCTGCGGTCGCCGCGACCAAGCAGGAGTAGAACAGATGAACTACCCGGAGAACTCGCTTATGGATGGTTGGTTGATGACCCCTGGTAAGGAGCAATGGACATATCGGTTTCACAGGGACGACAATTCCTGGACCAGGGACCCCAAGGTTTTCGTAGATGTGGGAAGACCGATGCCTGATGGTTCTCCTGCGCTTCTGAAGACCCGCCAGCACCTTCGTAGAGACGACGCAGAGGTTCTATGGAAGAACTTGCTTCGTAGTGGGTTTCAAAAGGTCCCTGCTGTCTGGGGTGCTGACGCAGAACCCTGACTTTTGTGCCCAGAGGAACTTTTTCTAGAAATGTGCCTTTGACGACTTTGTGTATCACCCTGATACACAACACTGAGTCAGTTCAGGTGAAGGGGGTGCTGACGGAAACGGGAAAACATTAATAGAGGATTGACGGGATGGTCCGGGAAACCATCCCGTTTTTTGTGCCTGGGTGGGGCACGACTCGAAATCGTGTAGAGGGAATCTCTTCGTGAAATCGTTTGCGGGGACTCGATTCAGGAGGTCTCAGGCAGTCCCGTGAATGTGTTGTTGGATGTGTTGTTGGAAATCGGTATATCTTCTTTTAGTTCGTCCCAGACAGAGTCTTACCGTCTTTTTGGGACCTATATGGACTCACACCCTCTCCGTTTTTGAAACGTTCTTGGAAAGAGTTTGAGTCATTGCAGGTCAAAGGCAGTTTTCGGGCTGACTCTGACTATCTCGGACTTGGCTTTTGTGTCGGTCTAAAGCCCATGCCTCTTTGACGCACTCAGCGATCAATCGACAATCGATCCACGACTAGAGATTGCTGGTAATCGCTCAAAGTTGCTCTTATGAGTGAAATAGCAGCACAAGGCCGTCGCTGACTTGATGAAACTCCCTTTCTTCGCGACTCAGGTCCAGGCCGACTTCCAGGCCTTCGGTGACGGCTTGATCAAAGGGCGGAGTGCCGGGAGGGGCGTCTCCCTGCCAGAGCGCTGCGATTCCCACGGCTGTGGCATGCCAGTGGAAGTGAGTGGTTTCTCCGATGGAGGCTTCCTGGAGAGCCTCTTCGAGGAGGCCGTTGAGAGCCGTGCTTATCGATGCCATCCCACAAGCTTCGGGACAGGTGCCGGGGACGGCAATCGCCTGAGAAACTTCTTGATCAATCTGTCGCGTAGTGAGACACGTCTGGATGTTCCGTAAGGAAGTCATGCTGGCTCTGTGCCGTTGGGGCTACTGGCCCTTTACAGCTGACGTATGCACAGCCTTGAGGTTGATTGGTTTGAGACGAAAGGGACAACGCGTGGTAAGTGCTCCTCGTCGTCCCGTCCTTTCGGCATCTCCGTCCAAGCTGCGCCGTCGCGCTTCTCGTCGTCACCTGGAGTTGGTTGCAGCGCCGCCTTCGAGCCTGTCTTCGCTCACGCTGGTTCGGGCGCAAAGTCGACTGGGACGTTCGCTGAAACGCAGCGGTGATGTTGTGTTCTCAGCGGCAGTGCTTGGGTTGGGCTCGCCGTTATTTCTGTTCTTAGCCGTTTTGGTGAAACTCAGCTCACCCGGTCCCGTGTTTTATGTGCAGAAACGGGTTGGTCGTGGCTACCGAAACTTTGGATGCATCAAATTCCGCACGATGCGGCCTGATGCTGATGCCGTCCTGGCCCACGTGTTGGAGCGTTCACCTGAGATGCGCGCTGAATTTGACCGAGATTTCAAACTGCGCAACGATCCCCGCATCACACCAATCGGGAGGTTTCTGCGTCGCTCAAGCCTGGATGAGCTGCCTCAGTTCCTGAATGTTTTGCGTGGTGAGATGAGCGTTGTCGGCCCACGGCCGATCGTCAACAAAGAGATCGGGCGTTATGGCGACTACATGGATGAAGTTCTCGCGGTCCGGCCAGGTCTCACTGGCCTCTGGCAGGTGAGCGGCAGAAACAATCTCAGTTACCCCAAGCGGGTCAGGCTTGATTTGGCTTATGCCCGCGGTCGATCCTTCTTGATCGATCTGGCCATCATCCTGCGCACCTTTGGTGTGTTGTTGCTGCCGATGGATCGTGGTGCTTACTGAAGACCTGCCTGCAGGCTCCAGCTCAACAAGGCCGTAATCAGGATCCAGAGCAGTTCCAGTCGTTGCGTCAGCTCAAGGATTCTGTTGATCCCTTTTGGGTCTGCCTTGGGCTGATCAGCACCGAGCACTGGTTTGTCCACCCAGCGATCGCGGTAACGGTTCGTGCCGCCGAGTTGCACGCCCGCACAGTGTGCATAGATCGCCTCTGAGCGTCCTGCATTGGGAGAGGCATCGTGCCGACCCTCCGATTCAGCCGATCTGACCAGTGCTGGCCACTGGCGCAAGGGCTTGCTCACCATCGGCAGGCTCAGCATCACCAAGCGGCAGGGCAGCCAGGTCAGAAGGTCATCGAGTCGTGCGCCTGCCGTGCCCAGCCAGCGCAGCTTTCCTCTGCGGTACCCCAGCATGGAATCCAGGGTGCTGGCCGCCTTGAACCCCCAAGCCAGGGCCAGTGGACCGGGAGCGTTGGTCAATCCCAGACTCCAGATAGTTGCACCCACCAACATCCAGAACAGCGGTGCGAACAGACCGTCCACCGCATTTTCACTCGCGGTTTCGGCGGTGGCACGCAGGATCTCATCCCTGCTGAGTGAGGTCGTATCACGGCCCACGATCCAGCTGAGCTTCTGTCTTGCTGTTGACAGATCTCCTTCCTCGGCGGAGGCAAGAGCTGAAATCACATTCAGCACGCTTTGTTCAAGGCTTTTGGCTGCCAGCGCACTGGCAAGGCCAGCAACGAGAGCAAGCATCGCAATGCTCTGAAGCATGCCGTGCGTCTGCAGGGCAATCCGTTCGATCAGCCAACCGATGCTGGCGCTGCCAAGGGTGAGAACGAGCGTGATGGCCAGTCCACCCAGACGCAGCCACTGAGGGTGCTCACCGCTCCAATGTTCAACGCTGCGCCGCAGTGTGCTGATACAACGGCCCATCCACACCACAGGGTGTGGCGACCAGAGGGGATCGCCGACCAGCCGGTCGAGACCGGCCGCGGCGATCACCAGGAGAAAGGGCTGGATGATGCCCTGTTCAGGAAGCCTTCAGCCAGCTGAACATGGAGCGCAGGCCCTTGCCCACTTCCTCAATCTTGTGGTCTCCGTCGCGCTTGCGGATCTTGTTCATCTCGGGCTTGCCGGCTTCGCATTCAGCTACAAAATTCTTGGCGAAGGTCCCGTCCTGGATGTCCGCGAGGATGCGTTTCATCTCGGCTTTGGTGTCGTCGGTGATCAGGCGGGGGCCGCTCACGTAATCGCCGTATTCCGCGGTGTTGGAAATCGAGTCGCGCATGGCTGACAGACCACCCTTCACCATCAGATCCACGATTAGCTTCACTTCGTGCAGGCACTCGAAGTAAGCCAGCTCAGGCTGGTAACCCGCTTCGACCAGGGTCTCGAAGCCTGCTTTGACCAGTTCAGACAGGCCTCCACAGAGCACGGCCTGTTCGCCGAACAGGTCAGTTTCAGTTTCTTCCTTGAAGTTGGTCTCCAAGATTCCGGCGCGAGTACCTCCGATTCCTTTGGCGTAGGCCATGGCCAGACCACGGGCGTTG
Above is a window of Synechococcus sp. BIOS-U3-1 DNA encoding:
- the ilvC gene encoding ketol-acid reductoisomerase, with translation MAQLFYDSDADLSLLSGKTIAIIGYGSQGHAHALNLKDSGVNVVVGLYAGSRSAEKAKADGLEVLSVSDAAAKADWIMVLLPDEFQKEVYDKEIAQHLSAGKVLSFAHGFNIRFGLIQPPSDVDVVMIAPKGPGHTVRWEYQNGQGVPALFAIEKDASGNARGLAMAYAKGIGGTRAGILETNFKEETETDLFGEQAVLCGGLSELVKAGFETLVEAGYQPELAYFECLHEVKLIVDLMVKGGLSAMRDSISNTAEYGDYVSGPRLITDDTKAEMKRILADIQDGTFAKNFVAECEAGKPEMNKIRKRDGDHKIEEVGKGLRSMFSWLKAS
- a CDS encoding sugar transferase, whose protein sequence is MVSAPRRPVLSASPSKLRRRASRRHLELVAAPPSSLSSLTLVRAQSRLGRSLKRSGDVVFSAAVLGLGSPLFLFLAVLVKLSSPGPVFYVQKRVGRGYRNFGCIKFRTMRPDADAVLAHVLERSPEMRAEFDRDFKLRNDPRITPIGRFLRRSSLDELPQFLNVLRGEMSVVGPRPIVNKEIGRYGDYMDEVLAVRPGLTGLWQVSGRNNLSYPKRVRLDLAYARGRSFLIDLAIILRTFGVLLLPMDRGAY
- the cbiB gene encoding adenosylcobinamide-phosphate synthase CbiB, which produces MIAAAGLDRLVGDPLWSPHPVVWMGRCISTLRRSVEHWSGEHPQWLRLGGLAITLVLTLGSASIGWLIERIALQTHGMLQSIAMLALVAGLASALAAKSLEQSVLNVISALASAEEGDLSTARQKLSWIVGRDTTSLSRDEILRATAETASENAVDGLFAPLFWMLVGATIWSLGLTNAPGPLALAWGFKAASTLDSMLGYRRGKLRWLGTAGARLDDLLTWLPCRLVMLSLPMVSKPLRQWPALVRSAESEGRHDASPNAGRSEAIYAHCAGVQLGGTNRYRDRWVDKPVLGADQPKADPKGINRILELTQRLELLWILITALLSWSLQAGLQ